In Stigmatopora nigra isolate UIUO_SnigA chromosome 2, RoL_Snig_1.1, whole genome shotgun sequence, a single window of DNA contains:
- the rcn2 gene encoding reticulocalbin-2 gives MVPPTLMVVVFLALHFVVVLSSPEHEVHFGHHQNSEHDMNVLLGEKDTEELQKLSPEEQRSKMMEIVKKIDKNVDKHLSAEEIALWIQHVYRKYALEDAQERFDEFDTDKDGVVSWEEYNMATHNQLFSFDENTVSDDPEEESLRHLHLKERRRFNFADLDGTPGLNGTEFLAFTHPSEVDHMADFAIEDVLSDYDLDHDGMISLKEFIGDLGHEEDSPSQWELEETVRFEDLYDQDKDGMLNRDEQLRWIAPNSYGAAREEALHLIKEMDQDGDKRISEDEVLKNQEMFMNSEVTDYGRHLHLSHDEL, from the exons ATGGTCCCTCCTACTTTGATGGTCGTGGTCTTCTTGGCCCTTCACTTTGTGGTGGTTCTAAGTTCTCCTGAACATGAAGTTCATTTTGGACACCATCAAAACTCTGAGCATGACATGAATGTCCTATTAGGAGAGAAG GACACAGAAGAGTTACAGAAGCTAAGTCCAGAAGAGCAGAGGAGTAAGATGATGGAAATCGTCAAGAAGATTgacaaaaatgttgacaaaCATCTGAGTGCAG AGGAAATTGCACTATGGATTCAGCATGTCTACAGAAAATATGCCCTGGAAGACGCACAGGAGCGTTTCGACGAATTTGACACCGATAAAGACGGTGTCGTGTCATGGGAAGAGTACAACATGGCTACCCATAACCAGCTCTTCAGCTTTGACGAAAACACTGTTTCGGATGATCCAGAGGAAGAGTCTCTACGTCAT CTTCACCTGAAGGAGAGGAGGCGCTTCAATTTCGCCGACCTGGACGGGACGCCTGGCCTCAATGGAACTGAATTCCTGGCCTTCACACACCCATCTGAAGTGGATCACATGGCT GATTTTGCCATTGAGGATGTGCTGAGCGACTACGATTTGGATCATGACGGAATGATCAGTCTCAAGGAATTTATTGGTGACCTTGGACATGAAG AGGACAGCCCATCACAGTGGGAGCTTGAAGAGACGGTGCGTTTCGAAGATCTCTACGATCAAGACAAAGATGGAATGCTAAATCGAGATGAGCAACTCCGCTGGATAGCGCCAAACAGTTACGGAGCAGCTAGGGAAGAG GCTCTTCACCTCATTAAGGAGATGGACCAAGATGGAGACAAGCGAATCTCAGAAGATGAAGTTTTGAAAAACCAAGAAATGTTTATGAACAGTGAAGTGACTGACTATGGCAGACATCTGCACTTGTCACATGACGAATTATAA
- the LOC144182203 gene encoding uncharacterized protein LOC144182203: protein MENCDGGAIRDPKELHPPAQKLCRFFSQGRRCNFGPNCRFLHIRLDLTSYQKDAVITSCKAEIPSGDHEGGMEQIPLHIGKPRASSSAGRRPCRYFLSGHCMMEDRCRFWHPPQMLSVDRQVESNEKNGLAQKRVSVARPHVLQEVKLCELTEEVGAQLRETEIKQLKRRFPKERLIIQERSDGKVTYYRATVEATDPDWPFDLKEIDIMVSFPDTYPQEIFTLDIPLDQVLPKVMGRHVEKSSVEWLQAKHATNQLMGKVELLFRPFLRWLDRSLEKLFTEGARLLKKDIAVEKAGLQFIPYQDLQATVCENPNNNDSCETNSDTGKEQETTGDIARNTQCDVEEFVPCFVEKQRDDNNEEEATHLVENIKISEVRRGTEVKLLGLTLGENTATVVGHNITVCLQCNRCKVTADLTLSGKTSCTANCEKCSARITAAFRPSMLHHYSDVLGYLDLQNAVPSDLVLQDCQLNVGCLNCSQESFVQNLCYGQVKEVNCENCHGKLSLFTESARFQYIQPRSNKTGASAATVNLKTIRDPAVQKGKPLPDKGACKHYKQSHRWLRFPCCGRSYPCDVCHDEDQDHPMELATRMICGYCAKEQPYNNGKPCISCGSMMTRGAHTSHWEGGLGCRSKIKMSRNDWRKYANTNKTISKKASEKK from the exons ATGGAGAATTGTGATGGAGGAGCGATTCGTGATCCAAAGGAGCTCCATCCTCCAGCGCAAAAGCTATGTCGTTTCTTCTCTCAAGGAAGACGTTGTAACTTTGGGCCCAATTGCAGATTTTTACACATAAGGTTAGATTTGACATCTTATCAGAAAGATGCAGTCATAACCTCCTGCAAGGCTGAAATTCCCTCTGGAGATCATGAGGGTGGGATGGAGCAAATACCTCTTCATATTGGTAAACCAAGAGCATCTTCAAGTGCCGGGCGCCGTCCCTGCCGCTACTTTTTGTCAGGGCACTGCATGATGGAGGACAGGTGTCGCTTCTGGCATCCACCGCAAATGCTCTCCGTCGATAGGCAGGTGGAATCGAACGAGAAAAATGGCTTGGCGCAAAAGAGAGTATCAGTGGCTCGGCCACATGTCCTCCAGGAGGTCAAACTGTGTGAACTGACAGAGGAAGTTGGCGCGCAGCTGCGGGAAACTGAGATCAAGCAGCTGAAGAGGCGCTTTCCCAAAGAACGTCTTATCATTCAAGAACGGAGTGATGGCAAGGTTACAtactacagagccactgtggaagCCACTGATCCAGATTGG CCTTTTGATTTGAAAGAAATTGATATTATGGTGAGCTTTCCAGACACTTATCCACAAGAG aTCTTCACCCTTGATATACCCTTGGACCAGGTGCTGCCTAAAGTGATGGGAAG GCATGTGGAGAAATCGTCAGTGGAATGGCTGCAGGCGAAGCACGCCACTAATCAACTCATGGGGAAAGTGGAACTGCTGTTTCGGCCTTTTCTTCGCTGGCTTGATCGCAGTTTGGAAAAGCTTTTTACGGAAGGAGCCAGATTG ttgaaAAAGGACATTGCTGTAGAAAAAGCTGGGTTACAGTTCATACCCTACCAGGATCTACAGGCAACTGTGTGTGAAAATCCAAACAACAATGATTCATGTGAAACCAACTCTGACACTGGGAAGGAACAGGAGACGACTGGCGACATAGCGAGAAACACCCAATGTGATGTGGAAGAGTTTGTCCCATGTTTTGTTGAAAAACAGCGAGATGATAATAATGAGGAGGAAGCCACTCACCTGGTGGAGAACATCAAGATCAGCGAAGTCCGCAGAGGGACAGAAGTGAAGTTGCTTGGTTTAACGTTGGGAGAAAACACGGCCACTGTAGTTGGCCATAACATCACTGTTTGTCTTCAGTGCAACAG GTGTAAGGTGACGGCAGACTTGACATTAAGTGGCAAGACGTCCTGCACGGCTAATTGTGAGAAGTGCAGTGCGCGAATAACCGCAGCGTTCAGACCCTCCATGCTGCACCACTACAGTGACGTGTTGGGGTACCTGGACCTCCAAAACGCTGTGCCTTCTGACCTGGTACTTCAAGATTGTCAGCTCAATGTGGGCTGCCTCAACTGTTCCCAGGAAAGCTTTGTTCAG AACCTTTGCTATGGTCAAGTAAAGGAGGTTAATTGTGAAAACTGCCACGGCAAGCTTAGTCTTTTTACTGAGAGCGCCAGATTCCAATACATTCAGCCACGCAGCAACAAAACAG GTGCAAGTGCTGCCACTGTCAACTTGAAAACGATAAGAGATCCAGCTGTTCAAAAAGGGAAGCCATTACCAGATAAAGGAGCCTGCAAGCATTACAAGCAGAGCCATCGCTGGCTCAG GTTTCCGTGTTGCGGCCGATCTTACCCTTGCGATGTGTGCCACGATGAAGACCAGGATCATCCCATGGAGCTCGCCACCAGGATGATCTGTGGGTACTGTGCCAAAGAGCAG ccgtACAACAATGGAAAGCCGTGCATCAGCTGTGGCAGTATGATGACCAGAGGTGCTCACACTAGTCACTGGGAAGGAGGACTGGGCTGCAGgagcaaaattaaaatgtcaag aaATGATTGGCGGAAGTACGCCAACACCAACAAGACGATTTCGAAGAAGGCCAGTGAAAAGAAATAG
- the LOC144208985 gene encoding S phase cyclin A-associated protein in the endoplasmic reticulum-like: protein MNKDSRHDGRRRGAGQHRLGPRVAHGGDGRERSGSNSSGSSHGGGKNKNTSINALKASFQRSASHDKVRKIVAEEGRAARNLIAWSVPLESKEDEVKSKNHSIGSSRAPRTHSGQQRNKKQNTSLESKSAAGVLLDKTTEKSPTKARQPRKVDLRARYWAFLFDNLRRAVDEIYVTCESDQSVVECKNEDPKT from the exons ATGAACAAAGACAGCCGCCACGATGGACGAAGGCGCGGCGCTGGTCAGCACCGTCTCGGACCTCGAGTCGCGCACGGAGGGGACGGGAGGGAGAGGTCTGGCAGCAACAGCTCTGGTTCCTCACATGGAggaggcaaaaacaaaaacacgtcTATTAATGCTCTCAAG GCATCTTTTCAGCGCTCTGCCAGTCATGATAAAGTACGTAAGATCGTGGCTGAAGAGGGCCGAGCTGCTAGGAACCTGATTGCATGGAGTGTTCCACTGGAGAGTAAAGAGGATGAAG TAAAGTCTAAAAATCACTCCATTGGCAGCTCAAGGGCTCCAAGGACTCATTCTGGGCAGCAAAGAAACAAGAAACAG aatactTCTTTGGAAAGTAAAAGTGCAGCTGGTGTCCTGTTGGATAAGACGACCGAGAAGAGCCCCACCAAAGCCCGGCAACCTCGCAAAGTGGACTTAAGAGCACGCTACTGGGCCTTCCTGTTTGATAACCTACGGCGTGCGGTGGATGAGATCTACGTCACCTGCGAATCTGATCAAAGTGTTGTAGAATGCAAG AATGAAGACCCCAAAAcctaa
- the ch25hl1.1 gene encoding cholesterol 25-hydroxylase-like protein 1, member 1, with protein sequence MLNVSVVPLHLLTFNHSNNLLTPLWDHLLIHYRPYVSSPLFLVVLAFSSYVFFSLPFAVMDLLGERVPLFYKYKIQPGRRPTVGMMARSFRTALFNHIFFVLPSTVVSIFILPLPEMPQEAPSLCEIFIDGLALLLVFDTQYYIWHIIHHKQVQLYRCIHAIHHEYVAPFSWSTEQLSIPELMTVGFWSNQDPILLKCHPLTTWCVTVLSIWMSVEDHIGYDFPWGLNRLVPFGLLGGAPAHDVHHQKPNSNYAPFFSHWDRIFGTAAPLRKEKIH encoded by the coding sequence ATGTTGAATGTCAGTGTGGTGCCTTTGCATCTTCTCACCTTTAATCATTCTAATAATCTCCTAACTCCTCTCTGGGATCATCTACTCATCCACTACCGGCCATACGTCTCATCTCCTTTGTTCCTAGTTGTGTTGGCCTTTTCCAGCTATGTCTTCTTCAGTCTACCTTTTGCAGTCATGGACCTGCTAGGAGAGAGGGTGCCATTGTTTTACAAGTACAAGATCCAACCGGGGAGGAGACCCACAGTCGGAATGATGGCGAGGAGCTTTCGCACTGCTCTTttcaaccacattttttttgtgctgcccAGCACGGTGGTGAGCATATTCATCTTACCTCTGCCGGAGATGCCTCAGGAAGCACCGTCACTGTGTGAGATTTTCATCGACGGCCTGGCTCTTCTCCTGGTTTTTGACACCCAGTACTACATTTGGCACATCATACACCACAAACAAGTGCAGCTGTACCGCTGCATCCACGCCATTCACCATGAATACGTCGCTCCATTCTCCTGGTCCACTGAGCAACTCAGCATTCCAGAACTGATGACGGTAGGGTTCTGGAGCAATCAGGATCCAATTCTTCTCAAGTGTCACCCGTTGACTACATGGTGCGTCACAGTGCTTAGTATCTGGATGTCTGTGGAGGACCACATCGGTTATGACTTCCCGTGGGGGCTCAATCGCCTTGTGCCTTTTGGTCTTTTGGGGGGAGCGCCTGCTCATGATGTGCACCATCAGAAGCCCAATAGCAACTATGCTCCTTTCTTTAGCCACTGGGACAGAATCTTTGGGACTGCTGCACCACtcaggaaagaaaaaatacattga
- the ch25hl1.2 gene encoding cholesterol 25-hydroxylase-like protein 1, member 2 — MLLSIMASTSTIWDLRGENSIFLQPLWEKLRTDYRDYLRSPLFPIILTVSSYFILCLPFLACDMAGDSWPWVRKLKIQPKRRPTASMLLHCAGVTLYNHLFLVLPASVAQWMWRPPVELPEQAPSFLELMFGVLGNLLLFDLQYYIWHVLHHKIPWLYVTFHAIHHKYSSPFALATQCLGGWELITVGFWTTLNPLLLRCHLLTTWTFMVLHVYVSIEAHCGYDFPWSMSRLIPFGLYGGPSKHDVHHQKPNTNFAPHFSHWDKIFGTHAEFSFVTTTKCPIDWNG, encoded by the coding sequence ATGCTTCTCTCCATTATGGCTTCAACATCTACAATATGGGATTTGAGGGGAGAAAACAGTATTTTCCTTCAGCCTCTTTGGGAAAAACTGAGAACGGACTACAGAGATTATCTTCGCTCGCCTCTCTTCCCTATTATTCTCACCGTTTCGTCCTACTTCATCTTGTGTCTTCCTTTTCTCGCCTGCGACATGGCGGGAGACAGTTGGCCGTGGGTGCGGAAATTGAAGATACAGCCAAAACGGAGGCCCACGGCATCCATGTTGCTACACTGTGCGGGTGTCACTCTTTACAATCACCTTTTTCTGGTTCTCCCGGCGTCTGTGGCTCAATGGATGTGGAGACCGCCCGTAGAACTACCCGAGCAAGCTCCATCTTTCCTGGAGCTAATGTTTGGAGTCTTGGGCAACCTGCTACTTTTTGACCTACAGTACTACATTTGGCATGTGCTACATCACAAGATACCTTGGTTGTATGTCACATTCCATGCAATCCATCATAAGTACTCCTCTCCTTTTGCTCTGGCCACTCAATGTCTTGGCGGATGGGAGCTGATTACTGTGGGCTTTTGGACCACCTTGAACCCCTTGCTTTTGAGATGCCACCTGCTAACCACGTGGACCTTCATGGTGTTGCACGTCTACGTTTCTATAGAGGCCCACTGCGGTTACGACTTCCCCTGGTCCATGTCGCGGCTGATACCGTTCGGCCTGTACGGAGGACCCTCCAAACATGATGTGCACCATCAGAAACCTAACACCAACTTTGCTCCGCATTTCAGCCACTGGGACAAAATATTTGGCACCCATGCAGAGTTCAGCTTTGTGACTACGACCAAATGTCCAATCGATTGGAATGGATAG
- the kti12 gene encoding protein KTI12 homolog, translating to MPLIVMCGYPCSGKTRRAKELKVHFEQTTERKVHIVAESLLTAEKNAVYADSQKEKHVRAALKAEVERKVNKDDIVILDSLNYIKGYRYELFCLIKHVQTPHCLVYCLTSNEVSSMWNTNRDANEQYTQDILNALILRFEAPDSRNRWDSPLFNILQDSTLPFEAISDALFKRKAPPPNQSTQSQPLSSANFLYELDKVTQDVLMAIFNAQKTSVPGDRICVPGATEKIELNRSVNMAELRKFRRQFITYSKMHPTESTGQISNMFVQYLNRSLH from the exons ATGCCTTTAATAGTGATGTGTGGTTATCCGTGCAGTGGTAAAACTCGCAGGGCAAAAGAATTAAAGGTGCATTTTGAACAAACAACTGAGCGCAAAGTTCACATTGTGGCTGAATCGCTACTGACTGCTGAGAAGAATGCCGTCTATGCAG ATTCCCAAAAGGAAAAACACGTCAGAGCTGCACTGAAAGCTGAAGTCGAAAG GAAGGTCAACAAAGATGACATTGTTATATTGGATTCATTAAACTACATTAAAG GCTACCGTTATGAGCTTTTTTGTCTCATTAAACATGTACAGACGCCGCATTGTCTA gTGTATTGTTTGACATCCAATGAAGTGAGCTCAATGTGGAACACAAACAGAGATGCAAATGAGCAGTACACACAAGACAT CCTCAACGCATTAATTTTACGGTTTGAAGCACCCGACTCCAGAAACCGGTGGGACAGTCCACTTTTTAACATTCTCCAAGATAGCACGCTACCATTTGAAGCCATTTCTGATGCGTTATTCAAAAGGAAAGCACCGCCACCCAACCAGTCCACTCAGAGT CAACCACTTTCATCTGCAAACTTCCTATATGAGTTAGACAAGGTCACCCAGGATGTGTTAATG GCCATTTTTAATGCACAGAAAACAAGTGTTCCCGGGGATCGAATTTGTGTTCCAGGAGCGACAGAGAAA ATTGAACTGAATAGGAGCGTCAACATGGCCGAACTTCGTAAATTCCGTCGCCAGTTCATCACCTACAGCAAGATGCACCCAACAGAGAGCACGGGTCAGATTTCTAACATGtttgtacagtatttaaataGGAGTCTCCATTGa
- the pstpip1a gene encoding proline-serine-threonine phosphatase-interacting protein 1a — MMELAFKDAFWGGNFTSNAGYEAIIQRLNDGRRTCKDMEELLKMRASAEERYGRELITISRKVGGFYEISMLRMSIDEMKSQMEMIGNLHIQLSDALKEEAKKIELFREKQKDQRKKLELVMEKVQKNKMSFYKKTIDSEKNYEQRCRDADEAEQTVDKMSNASTATPKQIEKLSNRAKQCKEAAVEAEKQYISAIEHLDQIRQEWELTHSNSCETFQQQEEERLKALRNSLWVHCNHLSMQCVKDDECYEGVRGTLEKCDIITDMNCFVEIKGTGITRPAPIEYQNYYEKDSTAVRNGGVGLGGVMKKFSNLLQGNSWSSYTISNQKVPAPQSPDTSEDPYTDIIPIHQSQLSMQYKAVYDYVGQREDELSMSAGETVLVMHQGEDGWWTVQKFGQMGLVPGSYLVKE, encoded by the exons ATGATGGAGTTAGCATTTAAGGATGCCTTTTGG GGAGGGAATTTCACTAGTAACGCCGGTTATGAGGCCATCATCCAGAGACTGAACGATGGTCGGCGGACATGCAAAGACATGGAGGAGTTATTGAAAATGAG AGCGTCCGCTGAAGAGAGATACGGAAGAGAACTCATCACCATCTCACGCAAGGTTGGGGGTTTCTATGAGATCAG CATGCTGAGAATGTCCATTGATGAAATGAAATCAC AAATGGAAATGATAGGCAACTTACACATCCAGCTGTCTGATGCTTTAAAGGAAGAGGCCAAAAAGATCGAGCTGTTCCGAGAAAAGCAGAAAGatcagagaaaaaaa CTTGAACTTGTCATGGAGAAGGTCCAAAAGAACAAAATGTCCTTCTACAAAAAAACGATAGAC TCTGAAAAAAACTACGAGCAACGCTGCAGGGACGCGGACGAGGCTGAACAAACAGTGGACAAGATGAGCAATGCTTCCACAGCCACACCCAAACAGATTGAGAag CTGAGCAACAGAGCCAAACAGTGCAAAGAAGCTGCTGTCGAAGCCG AGAAACAGTACATATCCGCCATTGAGCATCTGGATCAAATCCGTCAAGAATGGGAATTAACACACAGTAACAGTTGTGAG ACGTTTCAGCAGCAGGAAGAAGAGCGCCTGAAAGCCCTGAGGAACAGCTTGTGGGTCCATTGTAACCATTTATCAATGCAGTGTGTGAAGGACGATGAG TGTTACGAGGGTGTGAGGGGAACACTGGAGAAGTGCGACATCATCACAGACATGAACTGCTTTGTAGAAATTAAAGGCACAGGAATTACTCGTCCAG CTCCCATTGAATACCAAAATTACTACGAGAAGGATTCTACAGCGGTCAGAAATGGAGGCGTGGGTCTGGGTGGTGTCATGAAAAA GTTTTCAAATCTTCTTCAGGGGAACTCTTGGAGTAGTTACACTATTAGCAATCAGAAAGTTCCAGCTCCACAAAGCCCAG ATACAAGTGAAGATCCATACACCGACATCATACCAATACATCAATCGCAGCTAAGCATGCAGTACAAGGCAGTGTACGATTATGTAGGCCAG AGAGAGGATGAGCTCTCCATGTCAGCTGGGGAAACTGTACTTGTCATGCATCAGGGTGAAGATGGCTGGTGGACGGTGCAGAAGTTTGGCCAAATGGGCTTGGTTCCAGGCTCTTACCTTGTCAAAGAATGA